The following is a genomic window from Pirellulales bacterium.
CGATCAATTGCTCGCCGATCCAGTTGCTTGCCGATGTCGAATCACTCATGCGAGTGCGCGCCAATGCCAAACAATTATCGCTGCGCGTCGAATACGAAAGCGATATGCCGGAATTCATCCACTCCGACCCCACGCGACTGCGCCAAATCCTTGTCAATCTGGTGGGTAACGCTGTGAAGTTCACAGAACGCGGCTCCGTGCGCATCCTCGCGCGGTCCATCGGCAAGCCTTGCGCGCGCTTGGAATTCGACGTGATCGATTCGGGAATCGGCATGACGCCCGAACAGGTCGATCGGCTATTTCAAGCGTTTTCACAGGCCGACAGTTCGACGACTCGGAATTTTGGCGGCACCGGACTCGGATTGGTCATTAGCAAACGGTTGGCGGCCATGATGGCGGGAGACGTTGCCGTCGTTAAAACAAACCCCGGCGCGGGCACGATCTTCCGTTTCACGATGCCGGTGAATTCGCCGGCCGGCGTTCGAATGGTGGCCACCACGGGCTGTCTTACGCACAGCACGAAGGAGTCGGGCGAAGCACGCCTAACGGCCGACTCTCCATCGCTCAAAGGTTGTCGAGTGCTTTTGGCCGAGGATGGCCCGGATAATCAGCGATTGATCGCGTTTGTGTTGGGAAAAGCGGGAGCTGACACGACAACCGTCGAGAACGGGCAGCTGGCCGTCGCTGCCGCGCTTGCCGCCGACCGCGAAGCTCGCCCCTTCGACGTGATTCTCATGGACATGCAAATGCCGGTCATGGACGGATATCAGGCGACCGCGATGCTAAGGGCACATCATTATCGCGGCCCGATCGTGGCCCTAACCGCCCATGCAATGGGCGGCGATTGCGAGAAGTGCCATGCCGCCGGCTGCGACGATTACGCGACAAAGCCGATCAATCGTCAAGCGCTGATCGAAACGGTCGCCCATTGGACAAAATCGGGCCCGGCGATTGGGACTTGTGAGATAG
Proteins encoded in this region:
- a CDS encoding ATP-binding protein: MNRLEIANEDSSRARQLFEQHWRENARRTDRMFAVLLVLEWLAAILIALVLSPKSWDGTMSHTHPHVWLAIFLGGGLASLPVALAWKHPGLTLTRHMIALAQILFSSLLIHLTGGRIETHFHVFGSLAFLAFYRDWRVLIPATLVVAVDHFVRGVYWPQTVFGISTPDSWRWLEHSGWVIFEDIFLIISCRNGVREMWSIASRTAELERAQRAAEDANEAKSTFLANMSHEIRTPMTAILGYADLLMDDGDRSKAPKNRIDTILTIRRNGDHLLQIINDILDLSKIEAGKMVVESINCSPIQLLADVESLMRVRANAKQLSLRVEYESDMPEFIHSDPTRLRQILVNLVGNAVKFTERGSVRILARSIGKPCARLEFDVIDSGIGMTPEQVDRLFQAFSQADSSTTRNFGGTGLGLVISKRLAAMMAGDVAVVKTNPGAGTIFRFTMPVNSPAGVRMVATTGCLTHSTKESGEARLTADSPSLKGCRVLLAEDGPDNQRLIAFVLGKAGADTTTVENGQLAVAAALAADREARPFDVILMDMQMPVMDGYQATAMLRAHHYRGPIVALTAHAMGGDCEKCHAAGCDDYATKPINRQALIETVAHWTKSGPAIGTCEIVNNGSEAKTGQVRMARS